A part of Hippopotamus amphibius kiboko isolate mHipAmp2 chromosome 16, mHipAmp2.hap2, whole genome shotgun sequence genomic DNA contains:
- the IGSF23 gene encoding immunoglobulin superfamily member 23 — protein MRCPLGAGSGHSAAWRRLLLTGTLLAFFPCSASSELPSSASLDPLTEGADAHLPVPRSLEGVLSTSWFRGHEARPEAMIFSPGGLPGPGHTGRETLDTQGSLIIRNVTTRDAGSYTVVLETSRGRRSATEQIQVKASSGGMLLLTFPGNKQGILRSELNYSVILQWVASIEPEPVLRWTFNGRPRGIGERLIIQRLSLEDLGTYVCLAENSQGMYISQPVTVMLPQVIVDPTDPVPIKLKPTLSLSGGPAIALIVAAPVVLVTSAVFTLTWKLRCD, from the exons gcACCCTGCTGGCATTTTtcccctgctctgcctcctcGGAGCTGCCCTCCTCTGCGTCCCTAGACCCCTTGACTGAAGGAGCCGATGCCCACCTGCCAGTCCCCAGAAGCCTCGAGGGGGTTCTCTCCACTTCGTGGTTCCGAGGGCACGAGGCCCGGCCAGAAGCCATGATCTTCTCCCCTGGGGGCCTCCCAGGGCCCGGCCACACTGGCCGGGAGACGCTGGACACCCAAGGCAGCCTGATCATCAGAAACGTGACAACTCGAGATGCCGGCAGCTACACCGTGGTGCTGGAAACAAGCAGGGGACGCAGGAGTGCGACAGAGCAGATACAGGTCAAGG CCAGCTCTGGTGGGATGCTGCTGCTGACATTCCCGGGGAATAAACAAGGTATCCTCCGGAGTGAACTCAACTACTCAGTGATTCTGCAGTGGGTGGCTTCAATCGAACCTGAACCTGTGCTACGATGGACCTTCAATGGGCGTCCTCGCGGGATCGGGGAGAGGCTGATTATCCAGAGGTTGTCCTTGGAGGATCTAGGCACCTATGTATGCTTGGCCGAGAACAGCCAGGGAATGTATATCTCccagcctgtgactgtcatgctgCCAC AAGTCATCGTGGATCCCACAGACCCTGTGCCCATCAAGCTGAAACCCACCCTCTCCCTATCAGGGGGACCTGCCATTGCCCTCATCGTGGCCGCACCTGTGGTACTGGTCACAAGCGCGGTCTTCACCTTAACCTGGAAGCTAAG GTGTGATTGa